The following DNA comes from Tunturibacter psychrotolerans.
CGGCACAGCATCGATCGCGTTATCCAACAGATTGGTCCAGATCTGGTTCAGCCCAGTGCACTCGCTATGCAGGGGAGGAAGATCTGGCGCAAAGTTCTTTTCAAGCACAATCTCCTTCTCGCGCAGTTTGTGCCCGAGAATGATCAGCGTCGCATGAATGCTGTTGTTGATGTCGATCGTCTGCTTCTGCCCTTTGCCTTCGTAGGCGTACGACTTGACCGCATACACCAGATCCGTCACTCGCCCGATGCTCTCCTCGATGGTGCCGACCAGCTGCATACTCGACGCCATCGCCTCCAGCCAATTCAGCGCCTCGCCCAGCGACGCACCCTCGAAATCGTTCTTCACACGTTCAAGCCCCGCTGCGGTCATGCCGATTGAAACCAGCGTCGGAGCCATCTTCCACGCATTTTCGATGTTCGCCGACTCCATCCACTCGGCCAGTGCCTCCTCGGCATCGCTCTGGTCGAGAGAGTTCATCATCAGAGGCTGCTTAGGCGCAAGGGCCTGTTTCTGCATGTCGAACATGCACTCCTTCTGATCTTTGGTGAAGTCACGCTCTTTGAACTTCAGCGAGATCTCATGCAACCGCATAAGATTCTCTCGCAGCTGCGAAGCCGCGCGACGGGCCGCAGCACCGGGATTATTGAGTTCATGCATCAGACCGGCAGCGAGCGTGCCCAGCGAAGCCATCTTCTCCTGTTGCACCGTGGTGCTCTGCAACTTTTGAAAGCGATATGCCATATTGCCA
Coding sequences within:
- a CDS encoding ATP-binding protein, encoding MSEQTQIVQSHVVENLNDELLTLLRKVPILSSLRDEELHCLDGVRDFHVDRGEVVTQQGELAHSFWILLDGELRVHQRTAEQNEFTLAKIEKGSTFGEMALLSNVPNSGSVEAMAPSHLLELNEDQFWNLMTSCPQVRKAILGNMAYRFQKLQSTTVQQEKMASLGTLAAGLMHELNNPGAAARRAASQLRENLMRLHEISLKFKERDFTKDQKECMFDMQKQALAPKQPLMMNSLDQSDAEEALAEWMESANIENAWKMAPTLVSIGMTAAGLERVKNDFEGASLGEALNWLEAMASSMQLVGTIEESIGRVTDLVYAVKSYAYEGKGQKQTIDINNSIHATLIILGHKLREKEIVLEKNFAPDLPPLHSECTGLNQIWTNLLDNAIDAVPQHGRISVHTWAEDSKTDTKNPHKDLCISVSDNGTGIPLESQEHIFDPFYTTKPVGVGTGIGLGIVQRIVDQYNGVIRFTSEPGSTEFVVRLPSDS